The genomic region attaagcaaataaaatttcactttttgtcgtctgaccgcttCTCGCCAGCCACAATTAATTAAGATCGCAGTGTTTCTTGCTAGAAACGCCGCAGAATTtgatgagaatctcatttaaaattaagattttatcAAATACTATCAAAGTCGGCTATGATGGTTTTAAAGTCCTCTTACGAGTTGCCACATCGCAAAAAAGTATTGATAGAATACACATCATGAAAATGTGTGACATAATTCTTCggacatttctttttaatcagACTTTGTAACCGTTTTTTGGGGGGGTGGGGTTGTCACCGGGTCCGGACTGATTTAGGTTCCATACTTTTAGAAGCCCTACTTAAGGCAGTTGACTCCACAATATTATAATGCTCATTCGTTTATTCAATGGTAATTCAACAGCTCACATTATTTTACTAGAGCAGTGTTGTATGACCTCATCACATGTTCAAACTTTTAGGATTTCGTTTCTGTCTGTAACATATGTGGTAAAAAGTGTAAATCCTACCATTCTCCTATAACAGAAACATATGAGTGGTCACAGCCGAAGCTGAATGGAGAAGTGCCATGTGCCAGGGGACAGCACTCTGTTGCTGTAGTAGTTGGACTGCTTGTCCTGTTTGGGGGCTCTTCAGATTATGATGCTGAGAACAGGATGTGCCGGAAATTCTTTGGAGACACTTACACCTTACAAACTGGTATGTAAAGAAATGTCATGTTAGCTCACCTGGCCATGAAGTGTTCAAAGTGAACTATTGTGATTAACCAATGTCCGTCACTCATCTGTTGTTTGTCGTCCAGcgtcaacatttaaaattttaacatctCTGAAACCCCTTGGCCCTAGACCCTTGATATTTGATATGCAGCCTCATAAAGTGGTCCTTtaccaacatttttcaaattatgtctATGTGGTTGGTATTAGCCCGGCCCCAAAGGTCACAAAATTTCTAtacacttaaaaaaacaaatctttGAAATCTTTCTTctcaaaaatctttgaaatcTTTCCTCTCTGAAACATCAAGGCCAAGCCCGGTGTTAtttggtatgcagcctcatTTAGTGGTCCTTTACAAAGAGTTTTCAAATTATGTCACTGGGGTCAAATTTGGCCCCTCCCCAGAGGTCACAAGTTTTTTATAGTTAAACTGTGTTTGGTCGAACAGGCAGTCGAGAAGCGGCGGTCTCTCGAGGTCACAGCTTAGTCctgaacatttttccttctattttcatataaaaatatattgacgcTGCATAGAAACCGAGATAAGTTGAGGAGTCGAGCACAATAGCCAGTcacaagtacacaaatcatgcacaaaaccttatgacTCCTTCGAGGTCATTATTTCAGACTTTTTCCCCGAACGcgttgtttcaaaataaaccgAAACTTGCTAGGTGTTAAAACTTTCGCAAGTTGTAAGAATTACAATGACAGTTGAAGGGTTTTTGATTAAGtgtgaaaaaaactttttatcacTGTTTACACATGACTGCTTTTAGTTTATAAGgccatttgagaagataattaatattataatatgccCCCTGGTTGACCTAGGatcttatgttaaagttttagggcaagttgagattttaataaaagaaactTCTATACAGTTGACTTAATATTTCGCACTATTAATGACGAGCATCTTACagtaaggttacataactccattttaaccctcgatacaaattatggcccttgtttgacttttttattgactggcagatttttatattcttaaccaggttttcacaaagggaaaacTAGTTACTAgaatgacttgcatcattgttCAGGCGGATTGGTGGAAGGGGAGCTTCAAAGTCACTTTATGTGTTGAATAATTTAggtaggtttgacatatagtgaccaaacttggtatataggaagactttatggagacctttcacgggattgcgtttgaggcccctggGATAAATGACAAGGTCAAAGCttctataaaaagaaaaatggttggtattgaataacttaagttaggatggacatattgcaaccaaacttggtatgtgaGAAGAGTTTTTAGATATCTTTTATAAGATTGTGTTTTGGCTCCCAGAGTTATGGTCttggccaaggtcactgttgctgaaaatagaaatatggttagtactgtataacttaagtaagggttgacatagctTGATCAAACTAGGTATATCAAACAAGTTTATTGAGagctttcattggattgccttttggcacctagggtcaaggtcactgtttctaaaaaaagattactgtttggtactgaattactttagttatgGTTGACTTACTGTGACCGAACTTGATAAGTTGATAtgatatataggaagagtttatggaggaccttcatgggattgtgttttaGGCCCCAAGGatcatggtcactgttacaaaacaagaagaaagcagttgaaactgaatctcttctgccaatcattctTCGGcgtagtcaagcgcgctgtctttatgacagctcttgtttcaattataattatgattactGAGCAGCAtacttcatttttgtttttattgattaaaatatttcttgattCATTTGACAGAAGTGAAACTTTATcattcttttaacattttattacagCGGATCTTTTAAAAGGAGGAGTTCGGCCTGTGAACAGTTCTTGAGATGGACCAGCAGCAGTATGAACATCCACTGTACTGCAGGACCTTCATATATATGTGGGGAAGATTTGgctatgaatatattttaagaacataAATTGTGCAGAGGGATATAGCCAGTAATAATGACAGTATCTTTGTTTTTAACCAGTCCACAAATGTTACAAAGGCGTCCTAAATGGAATTATTTGATTCATTGATTACTTACGTACCAAGGAAGGAGTAAGACGAAGGCAAGTCTAGATGACATTATATGGAGTCAGTCAGTGCTTGTAAACACTTGTTTATGTATCTGAATATAAATGAGCTTCAAACCTGACAATCTAGGCCTTCAATAGTTACATAAGGGCTTGACCCAGGTCAGTGAAACACAATATGCTTTGCCTCATGACACTAATTGAGCACAACTGGGCCAGCTGTCCGTTCAagaacatgtttgtttaatttagaCTTGCATAGAATTCATTGAAAAGCTCTACAGAATAGTCTACCggcatataaataaattgtaaacaataattgtataaatattaatcGTTTCTAATTAAAAGTGTTCACTGAATACGATGTACTAGTATTTCTGTGttagaaatgttgttttgtatactgaTAAATGAATTGTAAAAAACTTTTTATGCTTCTCTACTTAGTTATTAGAACATTGATCAAACCCaaatattatacacatgtatctCGAGAGTAAAAATGATTAACTATGAACACTGGGGCTCTTTATAGTCATCTGAAATTCTTCTGCAAAGAAATATAACTATCATTGTGACCTATGCCTATGTTCCGTAACAACCTTGATCCAATGATGATGCAAGTATACTAATGGCCAAAATCGTGTCCGGTATGGGTTTCATTTGTGCCTTGCAAATCCTAAATGCCAATTTTCAACAGATTACTGTACCGGCAGTACTGGCTCAAATTCCAAAATTCTTTTTCATTGAATGCATATTAATGTCCTCTTTCCATCGATACCAAATTTATGAGTGTGcgatataaaatcaaacagatattgtagtttttgtagaccAGACAAGACTTtggatattgtagtttttgtagaccggacaagacttttggcCATTAGTATATCATGATCTTTGTTACTTTTAACCTTCACTGAAAATTTCCAGGGAGCTTTCATGATCTCTGTTTACGTCATCTTtaaccaaacttcacaggaacgTTTCTTGGATGGTCTTAATTCAAATATTACCCAAAGAATTCCTTTCAGAACTCTGATTACCATGGTGacgaaaaggaaaaaaaataaaaatagtccAACAACTTGGCCATATGCTTATATATTTAGTGGGTAGAATTGACTAGTTGTACTCTACCAAGTTCGCTCATATGCAATGTATAAGATATGTTGTTTACAGCAATGACTAGTGGTCTACCAATTTTGCTCATGGGGGCCATCTAAACTACGCATGTATCGTTAGTGTACGATCGCTTTTCATCCCCCGCcatgaaaaggcgaggggatatagtaatcaTGTAATGGTAGGCACGATTCCAtgcgtgtgtgcgtccgtccatcccacattcatttctttacaTCTcttcttacatttctcatgcgatttctaccaaactttcacagattgatgatcataaagtaaagcagcgcatattgtcgggcttttgcaatgcgaccatttttgaaagagttatagccctttgtttattttaccgaaaaaaaattggtttcttcgcaactcctcttacgtttttcatgcgatttctaccaaactttcacagattgataatcataaagtgaagcagcgcatattgtcgtgctttcctgatttgaccatttttgaaagagtaattgccctttgcttattttacatttaaaattggtttcttcgcaactcctcttacgtttttcatgcaatttctaccaaactttcacagattgatgatcataaagacaaagtgaagcagcgcatattgtcgggctttcctgatttgaccatttttgaaagagttattgccctttgcttattttacatttaaaattggtttcttcgcaactcctcttacgtttttcatgcgatttctaccaaactttaacggattgatgatcataaagtgaagcagcgcatgttgtcgggctttcccgattcgaccatttttgaaagagttattggcctttgcttattttactttaaaattggtttctttgtaaaccctcttacgtttttcatgcaatttctaccaaacttccacagattgatgaccataaagtgaagcagtgcattttgtctggcttttgcgatttgaccatttgtgaaagagttattgccctttgcttattttacatttaaaattggtttcttcgcaactgctcttacgtttttcatgcgatttctaccaaactttcacagattgatgactataaaGTGACGCAGTGCATATTGATGGactttcccgattcgaccatttttgaaagagttattgccctttgcttattttacatttaaaattggtttcttcgcaaatcctcttacgtttttcatgcgatttctaccaaactttcacagattgatggctatatagtgacgcagcgcatattatcgggctttcgcgattcggccatttttgaaagagttattgcccttttttacatttaaaactggTTTCTTcccaactcctcttacgtttttcatgcgatttctaccaaactttcacagattgatgactatatagtgacgcagtgCATATTGTTGGACTttcgcgattcgaccatttttgaaagagttattgccctttctttattttacatttaaaattggtttcttcgcaactcctcttaggtttatgactatatagttacacagtgcatattgtcaggctttcgcaatttgacctttttcgAACGAGTTATTGCGCTTTCTTAATTTtgcgcatttcttatgttcctgagaaactacccttaccattgattagctttcgttacaaaaaatgtccccatgaggcgggggatatagctgtctgtgaccggtCTTGTTGGAATTGTTATAGTATACTTGAGTAGTTAGTAATACCCTCTATTCAAATAAAAGCTAATTGCCCAGTTTACGTTAAGTGTATATTTTTGGAAGTTAGACTTTCAATTTAAGCTGTGTCATTCAATTAGAATTGAACCGAAATTCTTGATCTTACAATTTGTTTTCGTACGACTGTTGATAAAATGACCCCATTGGCCCCTGTGTTCAAAACTGGTCACGCCTTGGGAGACTTCTTCCATGTACATATTTTGGACGAATTCAAATTCAGAGTCTAAAAAACAACCATTGACTACGTTAGCAACCAATCACCAGCATTGTGAATGTTCTCCGTGGATTACACCCCCCTCTAACATAATATCCTGGAGCCGCCCTTGGTAACGGTCTCtattatttatattgcaattgtTCTGCTCTCcttaaattaaatgtacacaAGGTCATAGTCTTGCATTGGGTATATATCTTGCACCTTTACCATGTCCCCGTTTCACCCATTCAAGGCCCACAATGTAGGTTGATGCACATAAATgatcggaaaatattcgcaattaCCGAAAGGCAGTTATGTACAAATGTTTTACCTTATAAAATAGTATTGTACATGTTAgtgtttatacatacatatttataagctgctatatattttaaataaattttcagCTGTGCCACATGGAACACCGGGGCAGGTCGGGTTGTTATGCCACACCCTATGACCACGCTCCCCcctcaaaaattaaaaaaaagcaataaataaatatagatatgaaaataaataaatattcctAGTAGGCTTAATAATGAGGGGGAACTGTTAATAGAAATAATTAACAAGATTATAGAATGataatataaaagatatatataattcttGTTAGTTATTACTAGTAACAGTTCCCCCATCATTATGAATAAGCCTgggaatatttatttatttttataataaaaaaaggaGTAGGCCATAGGGTGTGGCATAACAACGGACCCTGCCCCTGTGGGCGAAGGAACGAGCTCTTTAacaattaagattttacttGAGGTCATTGAACTGACTTAAAAAACAACCTCATTGACAGACatattgtcaacgcaaaatctaacacagggagtgtgtatcggattaGGGGCAACAGGCGGACCTTCAAACATCCGAGAAAGTTGTAATTTCTTAATCTTAATGATTGCCTTTctgcattttcattggctgaacATGCAGGTTGTGTTGTAAGGGGGTATTCTAGAGTCACTCACCCTTTGGTCGGTCGGCGGAAGGTGTGGTGTGGcgttgactgtcaatccagggatcGCAGGTTCCGTGTGACAATGctttacactggtgcacgttaaagaacaaATACActgtagctctaaccagggttaaccattctgtctgtgcactatacTCCTAAAACAGAAGACTAACAATCTTATTGGAGCaatcgccgaatgggcaaggcccaagtgcgagtataaataagcttaccaCCAGCCGTTCGGTCGATCTGTTGCAATTTCACGTATCCGGggtataacttgaaaaatattaaatcgaaCATGACAGGAAGTGCAAGCGTATAGAAACCATAACTATATTTTAGCTGATTACAGACTAATTGCCCTTTGATTTGCCTTCCTCGACGACACTTCGAATATACGACATCAGGTCCTTCCACACTGCAATATTGACCAAAACCTAGAACgcttcaaattttattttttatttagttttgaggctCAATATTTGCAAAGTGTGTAGGTGTATAAGAAGTTGAGCTAACCACACCCCACACCCCCAAGTCCGggaaagccggggaaatgggccgtgtttttactttcaggTGGCCCAGCAGTGccggtgaatgcagtggttttgtctttgcgccaaaatagctgggaatgggcctaacctggggtgcaggggcatttggcggggattttaccagcccGGGGAtggctgaaccgaaagtcaagtccccactattctccggaccgggggggggggggggggcgggttccaattgactggtgcatacagCATATGCATTTTGGAAAAGTCTTTCTACAAAATGAATACGTTTTTGTGTCTTGTGACATTGTGGTGATTGCTTGCTTTTTAAGAAAGATATAAGTGTGCATTTTTGAAACAAGAAAGCGTATATAATTTACtgtttttctctattttttcGAATATCTTTCTAATTCAAGAAACCATACCACATTGTTGAGTTGGTATGAAGCTGGAACATTTTGATacagaaacatatttatattatttagaCATTTACCAAGCTCCTAAAATACTTGACCCCGATTAACGTCGTCGGATCATTCAACCAATTGATTATGCTCTAGATAGCGTGAGCAGTAATCCGTATCAGGCGTATAAAGAGTGTGTGTATACTCACTATATGTACACTGTTCTAATTTACAGATTCTTTTATGAGAGTAGTGTCAAACCATAGAGCAATTTCTGAAATGGCAAGTTCATTACATAAGATGTGTCGTTCAAGGTTGAAAATGGATAGACTGTTTTCATGCCAGCCAGGAGCCCGGCGAAAGTCCGTGTGTTCGCGGATCCGGGCGGGGAGGCCGGAGGAAGCAGCGTTCCTAGGGTCGCATATCGAGGCGGAGGGCTGGGATGGCTCCATGTATGACATCACCGCGCAGCTCACCCTCGACCCCAACTGTCTCCTTGTGGCGGCTGACGACAACAACCGGCCTGTTGGTAAGTAACATACTTGCACATTCGTTCGTTAAATACTAGCGGAGTGAAGTACCTGACTGTGATATCCAAATAAAACACTATTTCAGTTAACACTAGTTAATTGGATTATATTCTGTATGTTAAATGAATTTGgtaatgaacataattatatgcttACGGAATACTATAAACTGAAAAATTCTGACTGACTAGGATAGAAGAAATGAAATGCTAGCTTgggaaattattaaaaatttgCTACGCTGAACCTTTATGTTGGCAAATATATTCAGGCTTTGGGATGTCCATACAGTGCGCGAAGGACGTGGTTTACATGGATAACCTGATCGTGTTGCCAGAAGCACGTGGTCAGGGGATAGGACGTAATATTTGGACGGCGATGGTGGCCCAAGGTGGCAGCAGCAACATAATTCTGGACGGCGTCCCTGCCATGGTAGACTGGTACCGACGCCAGGGTTTCGTGCACCCTGGAGTAGACCTCACCGGGTATACAATGCCTTTGATGAACACCATAAAACAGGAGGTAACACCCGCTTGCCGCTTGGAACTGTTGTCTGAGGAACACTGGCCCGAAATGATGAGACTTGATCGGGCGGTGTACCCTTCGTTGGACAGGGAGCGCGTCCTTCGGGCGTTCTTTGTAGGACGGGGTGTTAAGACTCTAGTTGCTCTGGATGGTAGAAGAGTGGTCGGGTTTGGAAGCATTCACGAGAAGAGGGATGGCTTTCACGGACTGCGAAATGTCACAGCGGAGAATGAAAAAGTCGCGGATTATGTAATTAGAGGACTTCTCTCCCATTTGTCAGCTGGTTCTACTGTGAGTTTTCGAGTTCCGAGTTGTAAGCGACCCCCGCGTTGCTTCAAGAACGCGGAAAAGGGCATGACAGTCACGAGATTATACTCAAAAAGCACTATTGATGTTATCACAGACAAACTGTTCGTGTCTATTGCAAATATTGTATGACAAAATAGTGTACCTTTACAATGTAACGAAACAATCAGTTTcgtggaaaaaataaaaaccggCTTCCGGCCCAAGATGTCAGCACTAGCGGATCCAAATTCTAAtttcgtccaagtttactttttattttaatgtattaagagaaaaaagtaataaaatacgcccaaaatgcacgaTTTCGGACTagcaattgttaaaatttccttgtgcgcgcgcgtgtgtgtgtgtgtgtgtgtgtgggggggggggggggcacaagtCATAATGTTACGGCCTTAAGTTACGACCCCTttaacgtcgaatcctggagCCGCTCCAGGTCAGTAAGTGGGGTTCAGGCCGGGTACGTCCTCAGTTGACGCCTAACTGGACATCAGTGGCTCgtatcaataaaaaaactttatagCCTGACGGTTTTGTCGTATCTTAGAATTATCTAGGGGtcttattttgtgtttatttcactacacaaatgtaatattacccagtattaaacaaatgaacagATTCAAGTTTGAAAAAACAACCTTTGTGACCGGTTTGTGTACACTCGGACAGGACCGATTACAAACTGTATTGAAGTTACGGCTAAGACACGGAAAGATCCGTTAAGAAAAAGACGACAGTTCAGTTCGTGGCTCTTTTTTTGATGTCGTGTTCGCTGAAAACTATTTATGATACAGGATATGGATAGGCAATACTATGCTTACACTTTGATTAAATTGAATATACTAATCCTGGTTTTCTTGTATGTGAAGACTGCAGTCGGTCAAGTTTGGTTTGCTCGCTCGCCCGACTTTTAACGGACGATGCTTGAAAATAATATCCattatgttttgttctttttattgCATTCCTTTCCCAAGAAACTGCATAGGTATTTCGGAGCTTTTCACAAGTTAGAATAAGTGTTTTCGTGATGGATTGGCTTCTACGAATTACGGTTTAATTTGAGAAACAAAAAACTGCTACGATATATATTTGAACCGTAAAACGAAAATATAAAGAACCAATAAACCATCGCACAAAAATGTGAATAATGTACAAGTTCGTGTTCAGCATATCGGCATTACTTGTGTTGGAGAGATCTGACTACAGATCGTCTGTGTAAATTGCGTGTTCCCGCCATTGTTGGACTCAGCTGTTATCGCTAAATTCTTTAACAGCGGGTTTATTGACCCCTTTTTCTTGTAGCTTTACCTGACCTATTTCTCGAGTGAAAGTAGTTGGAAAGGAACGTTAAATGTGCGGAATAATCGTATTTTTATGACTTGATTATCTTATGAAACTTAAATAGAACtgatgaaattatattttatggtCTAAGATTGGTTTTAAAAGTTATCTTGTGAAAAACGGATTTCATAGCAGCGTCTACCTTCGAGCGTGGTTGTAAGGTATGGCTTATCATAGTGTACTTtagaatttcaaaagtattgcTACGTTATCATGTGCATACTATACATatcattttgatttctttttgaGCTGGTATTACAATTTTTGTTGAGGGAAATATCGGGAAATAAAGTAACAGGAATTGTAACAGAAAAGctacattaatttatttacttaattttatttcagcaaTATAG from Mya arenaria isolate MELC-2E11 chromosome 3, ASM2691426v1 harbors:
- the LOC128229250 gene encoding uncharacterized protein LOC128229250; translated protein: MRVVSNHRAISEMASSLHKMCRSRLKMDRLFSCQPGARRKSVCSRIRAGRPEEAAFLGSHIEAEGWDGSMYDITAQLTLDPNCLLVAADDNNRPVGFGMSIQCAKDVVYMDNLIVLPEARGQGIGRNIWTAMVAQGGSSNIILDGVPAMVDWYRRQGFVHPGVDLTGYTMPLMNTIKQEVTPACRLELLSEEHWPEMMRLDRAVYPSLDRERVLRAFFVGRGVKTLVALDGRRVVGFGSIHEKRDGFHGLRNVTAENEKVADYVIRGLLSHLSAGSTVSFRVPSCKRPPRCFKNAEKGMTVTRLYSKSTIDVITDKLFVSIANIV